One genomic region from Anopheles bellator chromosome 2, idAnoBellAS_SP24_06.2, whole genome shotgun sequence encodes:
- the LOC131210686 gene encoding mitochondrial dicarboxylate carrier-like encodes MTAKGPQKVSRWYFGGLASAGSAYCTHPLDLLKVIYQIDMRTNLSMWQLAREIVRDDGLTALYSGVTAAVLRQLTYSTTRFAIYELGKQSEYGKESGFFGRVVMAAIGGTVGGFVGSPADLINVRMQNDVKLPPAQRRNYKNAIDGIVRVWREEGFRRLFSGASSATARSVFMTIGQLTFYDQAKYTLFQTGYFTDNIGTHFLASVIAGGIATTMTQPIDVVKTVMMNAKPGEFRNIGAILRHIGKLGPVGFFKGFVPRFIRLGPHTVLTFIFLEQLRINFGIVQTQAP; translated from the exons ATGACTGCGAAAGGACCACAAAAGGTTTCTCGATGGTACTTCGGGGGTTTGGCAAGCGCCGGTTCAGCGTATTGCACGCACCCCCTCGATCTGCTGAAAGTCATCTATCAGATCGACATGCGAACCAACCTGTCGATGTGGCAGCTTGCGCGCGAGATTGTTCGTGATGATGGATTGACTGCCCTGTACAGCGGAGTTACTGCAGCAGTATTGCGCCAGCTTACCTACTCCACGACACGCTTCGCCATCTACGAACTGGGTAAACAGTCGGAGTATGGCAAAGAGTCCGGTTTCTTTGGCCGCGTAGTGATGGCCGCCATTGGTGGAACGGTGGGAGGGTTCGTTGGTTCTCCAGCGGATCTGATTAACGTACGCATGCAGAACGACGTCAAACTACCGCCGGCGCAGCGACGCAA CTACAAAAACGCAATCGATGGCATCGTGCGCGTTTGGCGTGAGGAGGGCTTCCGGAGGCTGTTCTCCGGCGCGAGCTCAGCGACAGCACGGTCCGTATTTATGACCATAGGTCAGCTAACTTTCTACGACCAAGCGAAGTACACGCTCTTCCAGACGGGCTACTTCACGGACAACATTGGCACGCATTTTCTCGCTTCCGTAATTGCGGGCGGAATCGCCACCACAATGACCCAACCGATCGACGTAGTGAAAACCGTGATGATGAACGCTAAACCGGGCGAGTTTCGCAATATCGGCGCCATCCTGCGGCACATCGGCAAGCTCGGGCCGGTGGGATTTTTCAAGGGATTCGTGCCACGCTTCATTCGCCTTGGGCCGCACACCGTTTTAACGTTTATATTTTTGGAGCAGCTGCGAATCAATTTTGGGATAGTTCAAACCCAGGCACCCTGA
- the LOC131209278 gene encoding mitochondrial dicarboxylate carrier-like: protein MASNDNKKRISYWYFGGLASAGAACCTHPLDLLKVTLQTQQEGKISLLQLTGKVVRTQGVLALYNGLSASLLRQLTYSTTRFGIYEVGKQAMGNDSGFLGKAALAGAAGAAGGFVGTPADMVNVRMQNDIKLPVEQRRNYKNAIDGLFRVYREEGFGRLFSGASTATSRAVFMTIGQLSFYDLVKDLLLTSGYFGDNLTTHFLSSLTAGAIATTLTQPLDVLKTRAMNAKPGEFGSVWDIVRFTARLGPLGFFKGYVPAFVRLGPHTILTFVFLEQLRLNFGYLKPTTKAN from the exons ATGGCCAGCAACGACAACAAGAAGCGTATCTCTTACTGGTACTTTGGTGGGCTGGCCAGTGCCGGCGCGGCATGCTGCACCCATCCGCTGGATCTGCTGAAAGTAACACTACAAACACAGCAGGAAGGCAAAATATCATTGCTCCAGCTGACCGGGAAGGTGGTGCGCACGCAAGGCGTACTGGCACTCTACAATGGGCTGTCCGCTTCGCTGCTGCGCCAACTGACCTACTCCACGACACGATTCGGCATCTACGAGGTGGGCAAACAAGCGATGGGCAACGACTCTGGGTTTCTCGGTAAAGCAGCGCTAGCGGGAGCGGCCGGAGCAGCGGGCGGTTTTGTCGGTACACCCGCCGACATGGTGAACGTTCGTATGCAAAACGATATCAAGTTGCCAGTCGAACAGCGAAGAAA CTACAAAAATGCAATCGACGGCCTATTTCGTGTGTACCGAGAGGAGGGCTTCGGGCGGCTCTTCTCCGGTGCCTCGACAGCAACGTCCCGTGCTGTGTTCATGACGATCGGTCAGCTGTCTTTCTACGATCTGGTGAAGGATCTACTGCTGACGTCGGGCTACTTCGGCGATAATCTCACGACGCATTTCCTGTCATCGTTAACGGCCGGTGCTATCGCAACCACCCTGACACAACCACTCGACGTTCTCAAAACGCGTGCCATGAACGCCAAGCCGGGAGAGTTCGGCAGCGTTTGGGACATTGTCCGCTTCACGGCCCGGCTCGGACCACTTGGCTTCTTCAAGGGTTACGTGCCGGCGTTTGTCCGTCTCGGCCCGCACACCATTCTCACGTTTGTGTTCCTCGAGCAGTTGCGTCTGAACTTTGGCTACCTGAAACCAACGACGAAGGCGAACTAG